The Actinomycetota bacterium genome contains a region encoding:
- a CDS encoding YraN family protein — translation MSIGKAGEDVAVHYLKGKDYRIIKRNHRSKLGEIDIIAVTGRTLVFCEVKTRLNKAFGEPFEAVTVSKQRIIRNVAELYLATARSLAELESVRFDVISVLAQGEGFQITHIEDAF, via the coding sequence ATGTCTATAGGTAAGGCCGGCGAAGATGTCGCGGTCCATTATCTTAAAGGTAAGGATTACCGCATCATAAAAAGAAACCACCGCTCGAAGTTGGGTGAGATCGATATTATCGCGGTAACCGGTCGTACGCTAGTCTTTTGCGAGGTCAAGACCAGGCTAAACAAGGCGTTCGGCGAGCCTTTCGAAGCGGTAACGGTATCAAAGCAAAGAATTATCAGGAACGTGGCGGAGCTATACTTGGCTACCGCTCGCAGTCTGGCCGAACTCGAGAGCGTGAGATTCGATGTTATCTCCGTGCTGGCGCAAGGAGAAGGCTTTCAAATAACCCACATCGAAGACGCGTTTTAG
- a CDS encoding TusE/DsrC/DsvC family sulfur relay protein — protein MGMAVGVDVDEEGYLIDYHRWDESIAHALAEKEGVGELTPDKMEIIKFMRTYYEKYNSYPILGNVCKNVHQARDCVNEEFIDPLKAWRIAGLPRPNEEVISYLLGKMS, from the coding sequence ATGGGAATGGCCGTCGGCGTAGACGTTGACGAAGAAGGGTATTTGATCGACTATCATCGATGGGATGAATCTATCGCCCATGCGTTAGCCGAGAAAGAGGGGGTAGGTGAGCTTACGCCCGACAAGATGGAAATCATCAAATTCATGCGCACATATTACGAAAAATACAACTCTTATCCCATCCTGGGTAATGTCTGCAAGAACGTCCATCAAGCCCGGGATTGCGTAAATGAGGAGTTTATCGACCCATTAAAAGCCTGGAGGATTGCGGGCCTGCCGCGTCCGAACGAAGAGGTAATCTCGTATCTTCTGGGCAAGATGTCGTAA
- a CDS encoding YHS domain-containing protein translates to MAKCIACAANGFDIDVDEKQAQQDHMTVEYQGRTYYFESAEHMNMFKEDPDRYIQMAREKGFAA, encoded by the coding sequence ATGGCAAAGTGTATCGCATGCGCGGCAAACGGTTTTGATATCGATGTTGATGAGAAACAAGCGCAACAAGACCACATGACCGTTGAGTATCAGGGCAGGACTTATTACTTCGAGAGCGCGGAACATATGAACATGTTCAAAGAAGATCCGGACCGCTACATTCAGATGGCGCGAGAAAAAGGGTTTGCGGCATAG
- the rsgA gene encoding ribosome small subunit-dependent GTPase A — translation MDLESLGWNAFFEASFADYAEQGYLTGRVSAEHKHIYRVFTEDGEVLATVSGKMRHDSRRRAAFPAVGDWVVMLLRAGEDRAVIHDILERRSKFTRQVAGNMIDVQVIAANIDTVFLVNALNDDFNLRRMERYITLAWESGAKPVLILNKADLCDNLDEKLAEVEGIAIGVPVHVVSAIKKQGLQALDPYLKKGSTAALLGSSGTGKSTLINTLFGEEVQKVAEIRESDGKGRHTTTYRRLIALPSGGLVIDTPGLREIQLWGTDEGLSDAFEDIDAFAGECRFNDCNHESEPGCAVKKAIEDGTLDATRYESYLKLQQELAFLADKKDYQAQKERLEKSYRTILRDKNG, via the coding sequence TTGGATTTAGAATCACTCGGTTGGAACGCTTTCTTTGAAGCGAGCTTTGCCGACTATGCGGAGCAGGGATATTTAACGGGCAGGGTCTCGGCGGAGCACAAACATATATACAGGGTCTTTACAGAGGACGGCGAAGTGCTGGCGACCGTATCCGGAAAGATGCGCCACGACAGCCGGCGGCGTGCGGCGTTTCCGGCGGTCGGCGATTGGGTCGTGATGCTCCTGCGTGCGGGCGAAGACCGCGCCGTCATCCACGACATCCTTGAGCGGCGGAGCAAGTTTACGCGCCAGGTAGCGGGCAACATGATAGACGTGCAGGTCATAGCCGCCAATATCGATACCGTATTTCTCGTAAACGCCCTCAACGATGACTTTAACCTGAGGCGCATGGAGCGCTATATCACTCTCGCTTGGGAGAGCGGGGCAAAACCCGTGCTCATTCTCAACAAGGCCGACCTCTGCGACAACCTCGATGAAAAGCTGGCCGAAGTCGAGGGTATCGCGATAGGGGTACCGGTTCATGTCGTCAGCGCTATAAAAAAGCAGGGCCTGCAAGCGCTCGACCCATACCTCAAAAAGGGCTCCACCGCGGCGTTGCTCGGCTCTTCGGGAACGGGGAAGTCTACGCTGATCAACACCCTCTTCGGGGAAGAGGTCCAAAAAGTGGCCGAGATACGCGAGAGCGACGGCAAGGGCCGGCACACGACGACATATCGCAGGCTCATCGCTTTGCCCTCCGGCGGCCTGGTCATAGATACGCCGGGTCTGCGCGAGATTCAGCTTTGGGGCACCGACGAGGGCCTAAGCGACGCTTTCGAAGACATAGATGCTTTTGCGGGCGAATGCCGTTTTAACGATTGCAACCACGAGAGCGAACCCGGTTGCGCGGTAAAAAAAGCCATTGAAGACGGAACCCTCGACGCTACCCGCTACGAAAGCTACCTCAAACTCCAGCAAGAGCTGGCGTTTCTCGCCGACAAGAAAGATTACCAGGCGCAAAAAGAGCGATTGGAAAAAAGCTATAGAACTATCTTAAGGGACAAGAACGGCTAG
- a CDS encoding MerR family transcriptional regulator, whose product MATKRDYLTIGEVVQQLKPRYPDLSISKIRYYEEENLIKPERTAGGYRKFSKDDVRRLDLALRLQKEKYMPLNVIRQNLDMMDMGQVTTDIRQIARENSEGEIGSETAGPVSAEKAINSIGISADVAKMLENFGIIQSVKTSEGKSYTSADIRLMTIAREMNRYGIEPRHLRMYATLADKEAALFQQILLPMIRHKSDDRDRRIAEVLEILSDLSAQMKSLLLKKELDDYMSAVK is encoded by the coding sequence ATGGCGACAAAGAGAGACTATTTAACGATAGGTGAAGTAGTTCAGCAGCTGAAACCGCGCTATCCTGACCTGTCGATCAGCAAGATTCGTTACTATGAAGAAGAGAATCTGATCAAGCCGGAGCGCACGGCGGGTGGATATCGAAAGTTCTCGAAAGATGATGTCCGCCGGCTAGACCTCGCGCTGCGCCTTCAGAAAGAAAAATACATGCCCCTCAACGTTATCAGGCAAAACCTCGATATGATGGATATGGGGCAGGTGACTACCGATATCAGGCAAATCGCGCGTGAGAATAGCGAAGGAGAAATCGGTTCCGAAACCGCGGGGCCCGTCTCGGCCGAGAAGGCCATCAACAGCATTGGTATTTCAGCGGATGTCGCAAAGATGCTCGAGAATTTCGGGATAATCCAGTCGGTTAAAACCTCTGAAGGCAAGAGCTACACATCGGCCGATATACGCCTCATGACCATCGCCAGAGAGATGAACAGATACGGCATCGAGCCGCGGCACCTGCGCATGTACGCGACCCTGGCCGACAAAGAAGCGGCGCTTTTTCAGCAGATATTATTACCGATGATCCGACACAAGAGCGATGATCGCGACCGGCGTATCGCTGAGGTTCTAGAGATATTGAGCGACCTCTCGGCGCAGATGAAATCGTTATTGCTCAAGAAAGAACTCGATGATTATATGAGCGCGGTAAAATAG
- a CDS encoding FHA domain-containing protein, producing MECGKCGGKNENGDNVCRQCGELLVSDAEKTVSLSRADLEQAQAEIELAVEDEPVLVVKKGAYVGQKFSLAKEEITLGRDPASDIFLDDITISRHHAKLKMKRNRVTVSDSGSLNGTYVNHERIEEPTVLHSNDELQIGKFRLVFMSRKH from the coding sequence ATGGAGTGCGGTAAATGCGGCGGCAAAAACGAAAACGGCGATAATGTCTGCCGCCAATGCGGGGAGTTGCTAGTATCCGACGCGGAAAAGACGGTTTCTCTTTCGCGGGCCGATTTAGAGCAGGCCCAGGCGGAAATCGAGTTAGCCGTAGAGGACGAGCCGGTCTTGGTCGTCAAGAAAGGCGCCTATGTCGGGCAGAAGTTCAGCCTGGCGAAGGAAGAGATAACTCTCGGCCGCGACCCCGCCAGCGACATATTTCTGGACGACATTACGATATCGAGGCACCACGCGAAGTTAAAGATGAAGCGTAACCGCGTTACTGTTAGCGATTCCGGAAGCTTGAACGGAACGTATGTCAACCACGAGCGCATCGAAGAGCCGACGGTACTTCATTCAAACGACGAACTCCAAATCGGAAAGTTCCGGCTGGTCTTCATGTCTAGAAAGCATTAG
- the dprA gene encoding DNA-processing protein DprA, protein MRLETYDGMPDGGDKKYWLGIKLVPAFRNRQYILAKKAGGPRALWDCDHMALSALGLADKDVAETVALRAAIDLDAELEKLRALGIAVMTDEDEGFPRLLLDAPWRPKAFFIKGALPACDASIAIVGSRHATLRGKAFAMELASALAAAGVLVVSGGARGIDTAAHTGALEAGGLTAAVLGCGLDLVYPPENRNLFARIGERAALISEYPLGTEPFPRNFPARNRIVAGMCNGVVVVEAGLKSGALITADFALEYGRDVFAAPGYSKSPMSKGTNALIKQGAHLIESAQDVLDALSLTGITLDRGEPLERLSGPEKDFLTQLGWEPKRFDEVTRGIPVDNATASVLLLTLEISGFIRRDIDGCYLRIK, encoded by the coding sequence ATGCGATTAGAGACGTATGACGGCATGCCCGATGGAGGCGACAAAAAGTATTGGTTGGGCATAAAGCTGGTGCCGGCTTTTCGCAACCGCCAATATATCTTGGCTAAGAAGGCCGGCGGTCCCCGGGCGCTCTGGGATTGCGACCATATGGCACTGAGCGCTCTCGGACTCGCCGATAAAGATGTAGCCGAGACGGTCGCTTTGCGCGCGGCTATCGACTTAGACGCGGAATTAGAGAAACTTCGTGCTCTAGGTATCGCCGTCATGACCGACGAAGACGAAGGTTTTCCGCGACTTCTTCTCGATGCGCCTTGGCGCCCGAAGGCGTTTTTCATCAAAGGCGCGCTGCCCGCCTGCGATGCCTCGATAGCTATCGTCGGCTCGAGGCATGCGACCCTTCGGGGGAAGGCTTTCGCCATGGAGTTGGCTTCGGCGCTAGCCGCCGCCGGCGTGCTCGTCGTCTCCGGCGGGGCGCGCGGCATCGATACGGCCGCGCATACCGGCGCGCTCGAGGCGGGCGGGCTTACGGCGGCGGTGCTCGGGTGCGGGCTCGACCTCGTCTATCCGCCGGAGAACCGGAACCTCTTTGCGCGGATAGGGGAGCGCGCCGCTCTAATCTCAGAATACCCGCTGGGGACGGAGCCGTTTCCGCGCAATTTTCCGGCGCGAAACCGTATTGTCGCAGGCATGTGCAACGGCGTCGTTGTGGTCGAGGCGGGCCTGAAAAGCGGCGCCCTTATTACCGCCGACTTTGCTCTCGAGTACGGGCGCGATGTCTTCGCGGCGCCCGGTTACAGTAAGAGCCCGATGAGTAAAGGGACTAACGCGCTAATCAAGCAAGGGGCGCACCTGATAGAGTCCGCGCAGGATGTGTTGGATGCGCTGAGTTTAACGGGCATAACGCTCGACCGGGGTGAACCCCTCGAAAGGCTCTCCGGTCCCGAAAAAGACTTTCTTACACAGCTCGGCTGGGAGCCCAAGCGCTTCGATGAGGTCACGCGCGGTATTCCGGTCGATAACGCTACGGCTTCGGTTCTACTTTTAACGCTGGAGATATCCGGGTTTATCAGGCGCGATATCGACGGTTGCTATCTGCGCATAAAATAG
- a CDS encoding sortase, whose protein sequence is MGKKDVRAIKDVRAITKGGKKKDTAHTRKRGLSMALGAIFLVCGLAILGTLLYPRVYVAVGPAPAINKIVLEQGHFWVVIPKIRVDSPVLPVVTEDSLRRGVAHVPESGFPGEGKNVIIVGHNYDPANWVPQTTFGLLGELEDGDEVLVAYRGRVYAYIVKTKETFGAEDPELYAPTDDERLTLLTCENYESETERLKVVALPK, encoded by the coding sequence ATGGGTAAAAAGGATGTTCGGGCCATAAAGGATGTTCGGGCCATTACAAAGGGCGGCAAAAAAAAGGATACCGCGCACACCCGGAAGCGCGGTCTCAGCATGGCGCTCGGGGCGATTTTTCTAGTTTGCGGCTTAGCGATTCTAGGGACGTTGCTGTACCCAAGAGTATATGTCGCGGTCGGCCCCGCGCCGGCGATAAACAAGATCGTTCTAGAGCAGGGGCATTTCTGGGTCGTCATACCGAAAATCAGGGTCGACTCTCCGGTGCTGCCTGTGGTCACGGAGGATTCCTTGAGGCGAGGCGTCGCGCATGTCCCGGAGAGCGGGTTTCCCGGCGAGGGTAAGAACGTCATTATCGTCGGGCACAATTATGACCCCGCAAACTGGGTGCCTCAGACCACCTTTGGCCTTCTCGGCGAGTTGGAAGACGGCGACGAGGTTCTCGTCGCATATCGCGGCCGCGTTTACGCGTATATTGTAAAAACCAAAGAGACCTTTGGAGCGGAGGACCCGGAATTATACGCTCCTACCGACGATGAGCGATTGACCTTATTGACTTGTGAAAACTACGAGTCCGAGACGGAGCGTCTAAAGGTCGTCGCCCTGCCGAAATAG
- a CDS encoding alcohol dehydrogenase catalytic domain-containing protein — protein MKAIGLIRGKDGIQLFDVSKPAVTSSRQVLVRVIEAGIDGTDLETVARNKFNMPRGEDTMIVGHEVIGIVEDIGREVTSVAIGDIVVSTVRRGCGLCAPCLHNRSDMCQTGLYTERGIKGANGYFTEYFVDDEVYIVRVPEGIEAYAVLAEPLSIAEKAVDEIKHFRSRAFWSCDYPDHNIESKAWGNCKVGLVIGAGSLGFLSTAVLRLSGVQTFVAEIAPEDSLKVRLVKELGAQYVNAKDRSAADVINETGNPDIIIETSGVTELALNLTTGLARNGVCVLIGIPSGSREVCLNGDFMARTLVLENQIVFGSVNSSRIHFTRALQDLRNLKEEYGTTLSKVIHKRYSLDECREAFAGYDTDGVKSVFSISEGAARI, from the coding sequence ATGAAGGCTATAGGTTTAATCCGGGGCAAAGACGGCATTCAACTATTCGATGTGTCGAAACCCGCCGTTACATCGTCACGGCAAGTGCTTGTCAGGGTAATCGAAGCCGGTATCGATGGAACGGACCTCGAAACCGTTGCTCGCAACAAGTTCAACATGCCTCGGGGCGAGGATACGATGATAGTCGGTCACGAAGTTATCGGCATCGTCGAGGATATCGGCAGAGAGGTAACGTCTGTTGCTATCGGTGATATAGTCGTTTCGACGGTACGGAGGGGTTGCGGCCTGTGCGCCCCCTGTCTGCATAATCGGAGCGATATGTGTCAAACCGGTTTATACACCGAGCGCGGAATCAAAGGCGCCAACGGTTATTTTACTGAATACTTTGTTGACGACGAGGTCTACATAGTGCGTGTTCCCGAAGGCATCGAAGCGTATGCCGTACTCGCCGAGCCTTTAAGTATCGCCGAGAAGGCGGTAGATGAAATCAAACACTTCCGGTCACGCGCATTTTGGTCGTGCGATTATCCCGACCACAATATCGAGTCCAAAGCTTGGGGCAATTGCAAGGTAGGACTGGTCATAGGAGCGGGCTCGCTGGGATTTCTGTCGACTGCGGTACTTCGTTTGAGTGGCGTACAGACGTTTGTCGCCGAGATAGCCCCGGAGGACTCACTCAAGGTGCGGCTTGTTAAAGAATTAGGAGCGCAATATGTAAACGCCAAGGATAGAAGCGCGGCGGATGTGATAAATGAAACCGGCAATCCGGATATCATCATCGAAACGAGTGGGGTAACAGAACTCGCCCTGAACCTGACGACAGGGCTGGCGAGAAACGGCGTTTGCGTGTTGATCGGCATTCCAAGCGGTTCGCGAGAAGTCTGTCTGAACGGTGATTTTATGGCCCGAACGCTCGTGCTCGAAAACCAGATTGTTTTTGGGAGCGTCAACTCCAGCCGGATTCACTTCACGCGAGCACTCCAAGACCTGCGGAACCTAAAGGAAGAATACGGGACGACCCTGAGTAAGGTCATCCATAAGCGCTATTCGTTGGATGAATGTAGAGAGGCGTTTGCCGGGTATGACACAGACGGAGTAAAGAGCGTCTTTAGTATCTCTGAAGGCGCCGCGCGGATATAA
- a CDS encoding YifB family Mg chelatase-like AAA ATPase — MPAKVLSATVVGMSAVPVEVEVDASLGLPRVSIVGLADTAVQESKERVRSGIENSEFEFPLKRIVVNMAPADIRKEGPVFDLPIALGVLAVTGQVPAERFGDYLLAGELSLTGEIRRINGALLLAICAKAQGKRGVVLPAQSAREASIIDGIDILPVANLNQVVDFFAGKAPIEPVSYRAERSDAGEFEPDFADVKGQEHIKRALEVAAAGGHNILLIGPPGSGKTMLASRLPSILPSLSLDEAIDVTKVYSVAGMLGPEQSLITTRPFREPHHTISHAGLIGGGSYPRPGEVSLSHNGILFLDEFPEFAKGVLQVLRQPLEEGKVTISRASGSLTYPARFTLVAAMNPCPCGHLGDRVKQCICGPHRVQQYRGRISGPLLDRIDIHIEVPRLSKDELMRSPDGEASSTIKRRIDSARNAQSERLKTINGNGRLLVTNSHMKAREVKKFCVLTSEATSFLETSVDKLGLSGRAFERVLKVSRTIADLSVSERIEIEHIAEAVQYRALDREYI, encoded by the coding sequence GTGCCGGCTAAGGTACTTTCAGCAACGGTCGTGGGTATGAGTGCCGTGCCGGTTGAGGTAGAGGTAGACGCTTCGCTCGGGCTGCCGAGAGTAAGCATAGTCGGCCTTGCCGACACGGCGGTCCAGGAGTCGAAAGAGCGGGTTCGCAGCGGCATCGAAAACTCCGAGTTCGAGTTTCCCTTGAAACGAATCGTCGTCAACATGGCCCCGGCGGATATCCGAAAAGAAGGCCCGGTCTTCGACCTTCCGATAGCGTTAGGAGTACTTGCCGTTACCGGACAGGTGCCGGCCGAGCGCTTTGGGGATTATTTGCTCGCCGGCGAGTTGTCGCTTACCGGCGAGATAAGGCGGATAAACGGGGCGCTGCTATTGGCTATTTGCGCTAAGGCGCAGGGAAAACGGGGCGTGGTGTTGCCCGCACAGAGCGCGCGCGAAGCCTCCATTATCGATGGGATAGATATTCTCCCGGTCGCCAACCTCAACCAGGTCGTCGACTTCTTTGCCGGCAAGGCACCCATAGAGCCGGTGAGTTACCGGGCAGAGAGGTCGGATGCGGGTGAGTTCGAGCCGGATTTTGCGGATGTTAAAGGGCAGGAGCACATAAAGAGGGCGCTAGAGGTCGCCGCGGCGGGTGGGCACAACATCCTTCTTATCGGCCCTCCGGGTTCCGGTAAGACGATGTTGGCGTCACGCCTGCCCTCGATTTTGCCCTCGCTCAGCCTCGACGAAGCTATCGACGTGACCAAAGTATATTCGGTAGCGGGCATGCTCGGCCCCGAGCAGTCGCTGATAACGACGCGGCCGTTTCGCGAACCGCACCACACGATAAGCCATGCGGGCCTCATCGGCGGCGGCAGTTATCCAAGGCCGGGCGAGGTCTCGCTATCGCACAACGGCATCTTGTTTCTCGACGAGTTCCCCGAGTTCGCTAAGGGTGTCCTCCAGGTGTTGCGCCAGCCTTTGGAGGAGGGCAAAGTGACGATTTCGCGGGCGTCGGGCTCGCTCACCTACCCGGCGCGATTTACGCTAGTCGCCGCGATGAACCCGTGCCCGTGCGGGCACCTGGGAGATCGGGTGAAGCAATGCATTTGCGGACCGCACCGGGTTCAGCAGTACCGCGGGCGTATCTCGGGGCCGCTTCTCGATAGGATAGACATTCACATCGAGGTTCCCCGCCTCAGCAAGGACGAACTCATGCGCTCGCCCGATGGGGAGGCCTCCTCGACCATAAAACGCCGCATCGATTCGGCCCGCAATGCGCAGAGCGAGCGCTTAAAGACCATAAACGGCAACGGACGGTTGCTCGTGACCAATTCGCACATGAAGGCGAGAGAAGTCAAAAAGTTTTGCGTCTTAACCTCCGAAGCGACCTCTTTTCTGGAAACATCGGTCGATAAGTTGGGCTTGAGCGGAAGGGCGTTCGAGCGTGTCTTGAAGGTCTCGCGCACCATAGCCGACCTCTCCGTGAGCGAGCGGATTGAAATCGAGCATATCGCCGAAGCGGTTCAATATCGCGCGCTGGACAGAGAGTATATATGA
- a CDS encoding universal stress protein translates to MKRLLLATDGSVPAIMATKYAIALAKVFNAALKIIFVDTSEDEHDYSRNIVMLETPKEIRQSTAGVSIAKIYADKNKINYNIEIVKGNVPKTIIKAAADYEADLIIIGNTGRTGLKRLALGSVSDAVVKESTIPVLVIKGS, encoded by the coding sequence ATGAAGCGGTTGTTGTTGGCGACTGACGGCTCGGTCCCCGCCATAATGGCTACTAAGTATGCGATTGCCCTGGCTAAGGTCTTTAACGCGGCCTTAAAAATAATCTTCGTAGACACTAGCGAGGATGAGCACGACTATTCCCGCAACATCGTCATGTTGGAGACCCCCAAGGAAATACGCCAAAGCACGGCGGGTGTCTCCATTGCGAAAATATACGCGGACAAAAACAAGATCAACTACAACATCGAGATAGTAAAGGGCAACGTTCCAAAGACAATTATCAAGGCGGCCGCCGATTATGAGGCGGATCTTATTATTATTGGAAATACCGGCCGCACCGGCTTGAAACGACTCGCTCTCGGCAGCGTGTCGGATGCGGTTGTCAAAGAATCCACTATACCTGTCCTTGTAATAAAGGGCAGTTAG
- a CDS encoding FAD-dependent oxidoreductase — MDYNLLVIGSGSAGSAAAMRARSFGAKVALVEKAKLGGT; from the coding sequence ATGGACTACAATCTTTTGGTTATCGGTTCCGGGAGCGCCGGCTCCGCCGCCGCGATGCGCGCGCGCTCCTTCGGGGCCAAGGTCGCGTTGGTCGAAAAAGCGAAGCTAGGCGGTACCTGA
- a CDS encoding universal stress protein, with product MIDNLYKSTATSKASDVQELFIDIKKILLATDGSQSSIMATEQAIAWAGFFGAAVRAIYVESDYEMLESPYLETEKHLKGKPGVGRCAELLDAVKRYAEQNNVRIETRVLRGQVARTIADYAEVYGPDLIVIGNSEKSGIKRSLGSVVDAVMKNTDVPVLVISDN from the coding sequence ATGATAGATAATCTTTACAAATCGACGGCGACGTCGAAAGCGTCGGATGTGCAAGAGTTATTTATCGATATAAAAAAGATATTATTGGCGACAGACGGGTCTCAATCATCTATTATGGCAACCGAGCAAGCGATAGCTTGGGCGGGTTTTTTCGGGGCCGCTGTAAGAGCGATTTATGTCGAAAGCGACTACGAAATGCTTGAATCGCCCTACCTCGAAACCGAAAAGCACCTTAAGGGTAAGCCGGGAGTTGGCCGATGCGCGGAACTGCTAGATGCTGTGAAGCGTTACGCGGAGCAAAACAACGTAAGAATAGAGACGCGTGTGCTCCGAGGGCAAGTCGCTAGAACGATAGCCGACTATGCCGAGGTATACGGACCGGACTTGATTGTTATCGGCAACTCGGAAAAATCAGGAATAAAACGGTCACTCGGAAGTGTCGTAGACGCGGTTATGAAAAACACGGATGTACCGGTACTTGTGATATCGGATAACTAG
- the gcvH gene encoding glycine cleavage system protein GcvH — MSTEGLLFHKEHGWVRVANGTVVVGISDYAQDTLGDIVYLDIPDDGDAIAAGDVIGEIESVKSTSDLYAPVSGKIIEINRKPADTPEVINGDPYGDGWMYKVELSDAAELETLMNETEYAEYVKGL, encoded by the coding sequence ATGTCGACGGAAGGCCTATTATTCCACAAAGAGCATGGTTGGGTGCGCGTCGCCAACGGCACTGTCGTCGTCGGAATATCGGATTACGCGCAAGACACGCTCGGAGATATCGTCTATCTCGATATCCCGGATGACGGCGATGCGATTGCGGCAGGCGATGTCATCGGCGAGATAGAATCGGTAAAGTCGACATCGGACCTTTACGCCCCGGTAAGCGGAAAGATAATCGAGATAAACCGAAAGCCGGCGGATACGCCGGAGGTGATCAACGGGGACCCGTATGGCGACGGCTGGATGTATAAGGTAGAGCTTAGCGACGCGGCCGAACTCGAGACGCTGATGAACGAAACCGAGTACGCCGAATACGTAAAGGGGCTGTAG